The following coding sequences lie in one Aspergillus luchuensis IFO 4308 DNA, chromosome 8, nearly complete sequence genomic window:
- a CDS encoding uncharacterized protein (COG:S;~EggNog:ENOG410PMVN;~InterPro:IPR029063;~PFAM:PF13489), translating into MGDNMSDSDTLDHDSEREETESFDTEPHLNLYRHGRRYSLTHLEQHPWPIDEIEKDRLEEQHVLLRELFEDRLYLAPIESPRSVLDIRTGTGCWAMECAERYPSSTVRGIDLVNMQDEWVPPNCEFWVDNLCQPGWHTQYTDIDFVHINQIQGDRQLLSLLLQGSYSCCAPGGWVEIRDMRVQLDNPGEDSPFHNYIREMATAQARDGRQMDLPLHFGAELTRHGFTNITERNYDIPLCTEGRDKLKERIIQNWTTGLEGYSFTLLEKHLGKNFTETVLMCASARRALKGKIEGYLQIQVVYGQKPG; encoded by the exons ATGGGAGACAATATGTCAGACTCAGACACACTAGACCATGATTCAGAGCGGGA agagacagagagctTTGACACTGAACCTCATCTGAATCTGTACAGACATGGTCGGCGCTATTCTTTGACACATTTGGAGCAGCATCCGTGGCCGATTGACGAG ATTGAGAAAGACAGACTAG AGGAACAACACGTTTTGCTGCGTGAGCTTTTCGAGGATAGATTATACCTCGCCCCTATAGAGAGTCCGCGAAGCGTTCTTGATATCCGCACCGGCACTGGCTGCTGGGCTATGGAATGTG CAGAAAGATATCCTTCGTCGACT GTTCGCGGCATTGATTTAGTAAATATGCAAGATGAATG GGTACCGCCGAACTGCGAGTTTTGGGTCGACAACCTCTGCCAACCAGGTTGGCATACCCAATACACAGATATTGACTTTGTTCATATCAATCAGATTCAGGGTGATCGCCAGCTTTTGTCGCTCCTACTGCAAGGTTCATATAG CTGCTGCGCTCCAGGCGGTTGGGTGGAGATACGTGATATGAGAGTGCAACTGGATAACCCTGGAGAAGATAGCCCATTCCACAATTACATCCGGGAGATGGCGACAGCCCAGGCCAGAGATGGTCGCCAGAtggatcttcctcttcacttCGGAGCGGAACTCACTCGGCATGGATTTACCAACATCACTGAACGTAATTACGACATACCTTTATGCACTGAGGGCCGCGATAAACTGAAGGAAAGAATCATACAAAACTGGACGACAGGGCTGGAAGGGTACAGCTTCACACTACTGGAGAAGCATCTTGGGAAGAACTTCACGGAAACTGTGCTAATGTGCGCTTCTGCGCGTCGGGCACTAAAGGGTAAGATTGAGGGATATTTGCAAAT ACAAGTCGTGTACGGACAAAAACCGGGCTAG
- a CDS encoding uncharacterized protein (COG:M;~EggNog:ENOG410Q4IV;~InterPro:IPR027417,IPR020683,IPR036770) — MLKGFNYTTDLQIYWQVCEESYFTSESNKEDYLSLVEPLAKLYSYIVEYQARTICYLSGPQKARAWRSMTGSDDWFATIEQIEKQDQVCRDILGPVEAKITRDTAARQLQQMQESQTILHDIREILREGENQAKKVHADEAERALLQDLTSAFSDPSRSHAESSCEAQYAGLESYKNLNPERVPGTCEWFFRDERFCNWRASEFSSLLWVSAGPGCGKSVLSRALIDEDRLSIGVTTSNICYFFFKEGDSRRMHSTNALCALLYQLLEQDGACDGKNRLLQQALAKHRALGANLTRDFYELWEIIEGYSKLPEAGETVCLLDALDECDRDSSEQLVNALRDFYCSPAATSSKLKFLITSRQYDYLAALFDQFSPTAYVQFDGNEKSEDINLEIDIVIDYRVNQLSPYLTTEDQRKISDRLKQMENRTYLWLYLIFDIMRQNSSIYSKRSRIESLLQSIPSKVSDAYERILSRSPDEKQTEIMLQIILAAERPLSLSEMNVALTLALQDAPFESQSQLESDLWPGTNFKNVVENLCGLFVTVRPTGLFFLHQTAREFLVNTKKEGKWQGRFNLAQSHAVIARPCLQYLLLPGIDRDPESGSSNNSSIAFLPYAANYWAHHYVLQEATAATRLQDHAIALCTLTDPRIEPWTYYCLPYNSLLENDSYDIWSGLPMATYLGFTDVVRALFDPGSGAIVQDDDKHGTALCVASLLGHTQIVQILVDYFVPDVPSRRTDLNMARYFASMTWNDDIMKLLDEAGRYNHKYAGGHNTQLGEFTVFNQLLLRVNRSKLGNAPPFPAVDAVMSFRRIWRDELVLSQEM; from the coding sequence ATGCTTAAGGGCTTCAATTACACCACTGATCTTCAGATATACTGGCAGGTGTGCGAAGAAAGCTATTTCACGTCAGAAAGTAATAAAGAGGACTACCTTTCACTTGTCGAGCCGCTTGCCAAACTGTATTCGTACATCGTTGAATACCAGGCTAGGACTATCTGCTACCTATCTGGCCCTCAGAAAGCCCGCGCGTGGAGAAGCATGACCGGCTCTGACGATTGGTTCGCTACCATTGAGCAAATAGAAAAGCAGGATCAGGTCTGCAGAGATATCCTAGGACCCGTTGAAGCGAAAATCACGCGGGACACGGCAGCCAgacagctgcagcagatgcaggaGTCGCAGACCATCCTACATGATATCCGAGAGATTttgagagagggagaaaatcAAGCCAAAAAGGTTCACGCGGATGAGGCAGAACGGGCCCTTCTTCAAGATTTGACGTCGGCATTCTCAGATCCCAGCAGGAGTCATGCTGAGTCGTCATGCGAGGCTCAATATGCGGGACTTGAATCATACAAGAACCTCAATCCCGAGAGAGTTCCAGGAACATGCGAATGGTTCTTCAGGGACGAGAGATTTTGCAACTGGCGTGCTTCCGAATTCTCCAGCTTACTCTGGGTCTCCGCTGGCCCAGGCTGCGGAAAGTCCGTCTTGTCGCGCGCGCTCATTGACGAAGATAGGCTGTCGATTGGCGTCACCACTTCAAATATTTGCTACTTCTTTTTCAAGGAGGGGGACAGTCGACGAATGCACAGCACGAATGCTTTATGTGCGTTACTTTACCAGCTGTTAGAGCAGGATGGTGCTTGTGATGGTAAAAATAGACTGCTCCAACAAGCACTTGCCAAGCACAGGGCATTGGGAGCCAATCTCACAAGAGACTTCTATGAACTGTGGGAAATCATTGAGGGTTATAGCAAGCTACCAGAAGCGGGTGAAACGGTTTGCCTTCTGGATGCCCTTGACGAATGTGATAGGGATAGCAGTGAACAGCTGGTCAATGCGCTGAGAGACTTCTATTGCTCTCCAGCGGCCACCTCCTCGAAACTCAAATTTCTCATCACCAGCCGTCAATACGACTACCTGGCAGCACTTTTCGATCAATTCTCTCCAACTGCATATGTTCAATTTGATGGCAACGAAAAGTCCGAAGATATTAACCTTGAAATTGACATCGTCATCGACTATCGCGTAAACCAACTTTCCCCTTACTTAACAACGGAAGACCAACGTAAAATTTCGGATCGTTTAAAGCAAATGGAAAACCGTACGTATCTCTGGTTATATCTCATCTTCGATATCATGCGACAGAACTCAAGCATATACTCGAAACGCTCAAGGATCGAGAGTCTACTGCAAAGCATACCCAGCAAAGTCTCAGATGCCTACGAGAGAATTCTAAGCAGAAGCCCTGATGAAAAACAGACCGAAATCATGCTTCAAATTATTCTTGCTGCGGAACGACCTCTTTCTCTCAGCGAAATGAATGTGGCGCTGACCTTGGCTTTGCAAGATGCGCCATTCGAGTCACAATCACAACTCGAATCTGACCTCTGGCCAGGTACTAATTTCAAAAATGTTGTGGAAAACCTATGTGGCCTTTTTGTCACTGTACGACCGACAGGGCTTTTCTTTCTACACCAGACAGCAAGAGAGTTCCTCGTTAACACCAAGAAGGAGGGTAAATGGCAGGGACGGTTTAATCTAGCACAGTCCCATGCTGTGATTGCACGGCCATGCCTAcaatacttactactgccTGGCATCGACCGTGATCCTGaaagtggcagcagcaataaCAGTAGTATAGCTTTCCTACCGTATGCCGCTAATTATTGGGCTCATCATTACGTCCTACAAGAGGCTACCGCTGCTACACGGCTTCAGGATCACGCTATTGCCCTTTGCACGCTTACTGATCCTCGTATTGAACCTTGGACATACTATTGTCTGCCGTATAACAGTCTCCTCGAGAATGACAGTTACGACATATGGAGTGGTTTGCCAATGGCGACCTATCTCGGCTTTACTGATGTGGTTCGGGCGCTTTTCGATCCAGGAAGCGGCGCAATAGTCCAAGATGATGACAAACATGGCACCGCCCTTTGTGTGGCATCTCTTTTGGGACATACGCAGATCGTCCAAATTTTGGTGGATTACTTCGTTCCTGATGTTCCTTCAAGACGCACGGATCTCAACATGGCAAGGTATTTTGCAAGCATGACATGGAATGATGATATCATGAAGTTGTTAGATGAGGCGGGACGCTATAATCACAAATATGCAGGTGGACACAATACGCAACTGGGGGAATTTACAGTATTCAACCAATTGCTCTTGCGGGTCAATAGGTCAAAACTGGGAAAtgcccctcccttcccagcGGTGGACGCGGTAATGAGCTTTCGACGGATATGGCGAGATGAGCTTGTACTGTCGCAAGAAATGTGA